One window of Terriglobia bacterium genomic DNA carries:
- a CDS encoding deoxynucleoside kinase → MPPRAFFGSQTQALHPRYIAIEGPIHVGKSRLVEILAERVHARRILDCRDNPFLRDFYEDRSGAAFASQMYFLMQRYRLLKEFDSSSPYASTILSDFIFERDKIFAFINLGDEELRIYEQYFALLSEQLPKPDLVIYLQTTTEALMRRIEKSEKNFEGQISFDYLTEVVKAFDHFFFHYSATDLLVINTAEIDFVERNEDLNDLLHRLQQPVKGTQYYLPLKSK, encoded by the coding sequence ATGCCACCCCGTGCGTTTTTCGGCTCACAGACGCAGGCCCTTCATCCCCGCTACATTGCCATTGAAGGTCCGATTCACGTTGGAAAATCGCGGCTGGTCGAGATCCTGGCTGAGCGCGTCCACGCCCGCCGGATCCTGGACTGCAGGGACAATCCCTTCTTGAGAGATTTTTATGAGGATCGGTCGGGAGCTGCCTTCGCTTCCCAGATGTACTTCCTGATGCAGCGGTATCGGTTGCTCAAGGAGTTCGACTCTTCCTCCCCCTATGCCTCGACCATTCTGAGCGATTTCATTTTTGAAAGAGATAAGATTTTTGCCTTCATTAATCTCGGCGATGAGGAACTGCGCATTTACGAACAGTACTTTGCTTTATTGAGCGAGCAGCTTCCCAAGCCCGACCTGGTGATCTACCTTCAGACCACAACCGAAGCGCTCATGCGCCGGATCGAGAAAAGCGAGAAGAACTTCGAAGGTCAGATATCATTCGATTATCTGACCGAAGTCGTCAAGGCCTTCGACCACTTCTTCTTTCACTATAGCGCCACTGACCTGCTGGTGATCAATACCGCGGAAATCGACTTCGTGGAGCGAAATGAAGACCTGAATGATTTGCTCCATCGCCTCCAGCAACCGGTCAAAGGCACCCAATATTACCTGCCGCTCAAATCCAAATGA
- a CDS encoding response regulator transcription factor: MSLPSLARKPILLVVDDEPQILRVMRTSLPVRGFDVRTAASGEEALEEIRKELPDVIILDLMMPGMSGLEVCRRLREFSDVPIIVLSARGSEKDKVSALDLGADDYVTKPFSMEELLARLRAVLRRVSSSTPGSATWTVGDITLNTDERRVTVAGREVKLTPKEFEVLKYLVSNAGKVVTHRSLLQAVWGWESSDQTEYLRVFINQLRRKIEPAPQNPRYILTEPWVGYRLNPGD, translated from the coding sequence ATGTCGCTTCCCTCTCTCGCCCGCAAGCCCATTCTGCTCGTCGTCGATGATGAACCGCAAATCCTGCGGGTCATGCGCACCAGTTTGCCGGTGCGAGGGTTTGACGTCCGGACAGCGGCTTCAGGGGAAGAGGCATTGGAGGAGATTCGCAAGGAACTGCCGGACGTCATCATCCTGGATCTGATGATGCCGGGCATGTCCGGGCTGGAGGTGTGCCGTCGATTGCGCGAGTTTTCAGACGTGCCAATCATTGTGCTCTCGGCCCGCGGCTCCGAAAAGGATAAAGTCTCGGCGCTGGATTTGGGGGCGGATGACTATGTCACAAAACCGTTCAGCATGGAGGAGCTCCTGGCACGACTGCGGGCCGTGCTGCGTCGCGTTTCGTCTTCGACTCCGGGAAGCGCCACCTGGACGGTTGGCGACATTACGCTCAATACCGACGAGCGTCGCGTCACGGTGGCGGGAAGGGAAGTCAAGCTCACTCCCAAGGAATTTGAGGTGCTCAAGTATCTCGTCAGCAACGCCGGCAAGGTGGTGACCCATCGCTCCCTGCTTCAGGCCGTGTGGGGGTGGGAATCGTCGGATCAAACGGAATACCTCCGGGTGTTCATCAACCAGTTGCGGCGGAAGATCGAACCTGCTCCCCAAAACCCACGATATATCCTGACTGAACCCTGGGTGGGCTATCGCCTGAATCCAGGTGATTAG
- a CDS encoding DUF4118 domain-containing protein: MKVTTRQNWIDYAASAAGVAVVVALYKFLIPRVNNTTVALSFLLVVLLSASASGLGPAILASIAGMLCFNYFFLPPLGTFTIQDPQNWIALTAFLVTAIIASHLSSTARSRTQDAEDRRQEMWKLFQLGRAIIMSTETETAVSSIARQVVEIFHAGHCSVFIRDDEGDWQRAATAADASDLSSFPPSERVLDEVFESGETRLMPHRIDLQDDKQATRGGETIACTPLRVGVKSIGVLVMISRPVERETLDAMAGLVALALERARFLKELSRTEALRQSNELKSALLASVSHDLRTPLTSIRASIDNLLQNEVEWDKATLREFHLIISEEVGRLSRLVDNLLEMARIEARELRPSRQWGAISEVITQVLNRCFSVTQDHSVDIDLKESLPLVEMDSRLIAQALSNLVENAGQYSPPGTKILLQSRIESGHLIFTVRDHGPGIAHEEMERIFDKFYRGRHSSMRRGEGTGMGLPIARGIAEAHGGSIGCENNPEGGATFTLRIPVECKETPEVVAAGEEP, from the coding sequence GTGAAGGTGACTACTCGTCAGAACTGGATCGACTATGCCGCCTCAGCAGCGGGTGTGGCCGTCGTTGTCGCTCTCTACAAGTTCCTCATCCCGAGAGTCAACAACACCACGGTGGCGCTCAGTTTTCTGCTGGTCGTGCTCCTCTCCGCCTCGGCTTCCGGACTCGGCCCCGCCATCCTGGCCTCGATTGCAGGCATGTTGTGCTTCAACTACTTTTTCCTCCCCCCCCTGGGAACATTCACCATTCAAGACCCGCAAAACTGGATTGCATTGACCGCCTTCCTGGTTACCGCGATCATTGCGAGTCATCTTTCCTCGACCGCCCGCTCCCGGACGCAGGATGCCGAGGACCGAAGGCAAGAGATGTGGAAGCTGTTTCAACTGGGTCGAGCCATCATTATGAGTACGGAAACCGAGACCGCGGTTTCGTCGATCGCCCGCCAGGTGGTTGAGATTTTCCACGCCGGTCATTGCTCGGTTTTTATCCGGGACGATGAGGGTGACTGGCAACGGGCCGCGACCGCTGCCGATGCGTCGGACCTCAGCTCCTTTCCCCCGTCGGAACGGGTATTGGATGAGGTGTTCGAATCCGGCGAAACCCGATTGATGCCCCACCGAATTGACCTGCAGGACGATAAGCAGGCGACACGGGGTGGCGAAACAATCGCATGTACGCCTCTGCGGGTGGGTGTGAAATCCATCGGTGTGCTCGTCATGATTTCGCGGCCGGTGGAACGAGAAACACTGGACGCCATGGCGGGACTGGTGGCGCTCGCCCTCGAGCGGGCTCGTTTCCTCAAAGAACTCAGCCGGACCGAAGCCTTGCGACAGAGCAATGAATTGAAATCGGCGTTGCTGGCATCGGTTTCACATGACTTGCGGACGCCCCTCACTTCGATCCGGGCCTCGATTGACAACCTGCTTCAAAACGAGGTGGAATGGGATAAAGCCACCCTGCGGGAGTTTCATCTTATCATCAGCGAAGAGGTTGGCCGACTGTCCCGCCTGGTCGACAACCTGTTGGAGATGGCCCGGATTGAAGCGCGAGAGCTGCGCCCCTCAAGGCAATGGGGGGCAATCTCTGAGGTCATCACGCAAGTGCTCAACCGGTGCTTCTCTGTCACCCAGGATCATTCGGTGGATATTGATTTGAAGGAGAGCTTGCCGCTGGTGGAGATGGACTCGCGCCTCATCGCCCAGGCACTCTCCAACCTGGTCGAAAATGCAGGCCAGTATTCTCCGCCGGGCACGAAGATTCTCCTGCAATCCCGCATTGAGAGTGGGCATTTGATATTTACAGTCCGGGATCACGGACCGGGGATTGCGCACGAGGAAATGGAACGCATCTTTGACAAATTCTACCGCGGCCGGCATTCTTCGATGCGTCGCGGCGAAGGGACCGGCATGGGCCTCCCCATCGCCCGAGGCATCGCTGAAGCCCACGGGGGCAGCATCGGGTGCGAAAACAATCCTGAAGGCGGCGCCACGTTTACCTTGAGGATCCCGGTCGAATGCAAGGAAACCCCCGAGGTGGTGGCTGCGGGTGAGGAGCCTTAA
- a CDS encoding universal stress protein gives MSVKTPDATSRPSAESLLAKLGESERARLRIYVGAAPGVGKTYEMLQDAHILRKQGYDTVIGFVETYGRAETEAKIADLEIIPRKKIGYRGVVLEEMDVDAIVARKPQVCLVDELAHSNVPGSKNRKRYEDVLDILEAGIHVMTAVNIQHLETLNDVIARSSGVRVRETVPDSFLKRADEVVNVDVTVEELRNRLRQGKIYKPEKIEQALTNFFRKGNLSTLRELALRAVAEEVGAKAAQYRAREGLEPAQIPEKVMVSMSSSSTALKLLRTGARIAGRLGAVWFAVHVDTTGASATPLKPEDAAQLQQNTMLAEDLGATVVNLKSGKVADALIEFAKREGITHVIFGQSARSRWEILLRGSIINRFLSAVRDAAVQVIPPGDIPRR, from the coding sequence ATGAGCGTGAAGACCCCCGACGCCACTTCACGGCCGAGCGCCGAATCGCTGCTCGCCAAGCTGGGTGAGTCGGAGCGGGCCCGTCTGCGCATTTATGTTGGCGCGGCACCGGGCGTGGGCAAGACCTACGAAATGCTCCAGGACGCCCACATCCTGCGCAAACAGGGGTATGACACGGTCATCGGATTCGTCGAAACATACGGACGGGCCGAGACCGAAGCCAAGATTGCGGATCTGGAGATTATCCCTCGAAAGAAGATTGGCTACCGCGGGGTCGTGCTCGAAGAGATGGATGTGGACGCCATCGTGGCTCGCAAGCCGCAGGTTTGCCTCGTCGACGAACTGGCGCACAGTAACGTGCCGGGATCCAAAAATCGCAAGCGCTATGAGGATGTGCTGGACATTCTCGAGGCGGGAATCCATGTCATGACGGCGGTCAACATCCAGCACCTCGAAACCCTCAACGATGTGATTGCCCGTTCTTCCGGGGTGCGCGTCCGCGAAACCGTCCCGGACAGCTTTCTCAAACGCGCCGACGAAGTGGTCAATGTGGATGTGACCGTGGAGGAACTTCGCAATCGACTCCGGCAGGGGAAAATTTACAAGCCCGAAAAAATTGAACAGGCGCTGACGAACTTCTTTCGAAAAGGAAATCTTTCCACCCTGCGCGAGCTGGCACTACGTGCGGTCGCCGAGGAGGTGGGAGCCAAGGCTGCCCAATACCGGGCACGCGAAGGCCTTGAACCGGCCCAGATTCCTGAAAAAGTCATGGTCTCCATGTCATCGAGTTCGACGGCGCTCAAATTGCTCCGAACGGGTGCGCGCATTGCGGGCCGGCTGGGTGCCGTGTGGTTTGCGGTTCATGTGGATACCACCGGCGCCTCTGCAACTCCATTGAAACCTGAAGATGCCGCTCAGTTGCAGCAGAACACAATGCTGGCGGAGGACCTGGGCGCCACGGTGGTGAATCTCAAGTCCGGAAAAGTGGCGGACGCCCTTATTGAATTTGCAAAACGGGAAGGGATTACTCATGTCATCTTCGGGCAGTCGGCGCGCTCACGGTGGGAGATTCTGTTGAGGGGATCGATCATCAACCGGTTTCTTTCTGCCGTGAGAGATGCTGCCGTCCAGGTGATCCCCCCAGGAGATATCCCGCGCCGATAA
- a CDS encoding HAMP domain-containing protein, protein MKTLRKKLAYSYGLLTLVILGVSAVSIYHFIRLGRNVDTILSNNYKSIVAAENMKEALEREDSAAMFFIAGHQDKARQQFSANAQKFAQQFQIAAHNVTEPGEDRIISDIETKNSGYSRLLEDFLGVKEARPPTGDSKVYFDRLEPSFIDLKNRLDDLLHLNQQAMVNANGRALSESWNAQASTVTVVFFGVLFALAFAWRFSAYIVDPLLVFTEKAQQIAEGDFDQHIDISSEDEIGILAAEFNRMAVHLKDLRKSNYWQLQIEQKKSNAVIESIYEPVIVTDAQGRVIKLNHTAAQLFGVSKSAEDIGRGLSLADFSAGGPILRAVEAAVSMQRPVAEETEAALVPVKVGGADRSYRLRTTPMRDENGRLLGAVTLLEDITALRDVDRIKSDFISIASGKLRTPLHSLQLALHTLAGHYTGELTDQQLDLLMDARRNAEQLDDLMGDLLQLAEIDSGAHQMSLEACRPVDLVREAVLQHAALADSRHLKLDHTVAPDLPYILADRQAVKRVFDNLLSNALRHTPRDGQVTISAEERENNVVFSVRDTGEGIPEEDLPNIFSRFVHAQGKPGGGTGLGLALVKRLVQAEGGQVAVSSVVGSGTVFTFTLPLGGSTMGARV, encoded by the coding sequence ATGAAAACCCTGAGGAAAAAACTTGCGTATAGTTATGGATTACTGACCCTTGTCATATTGGGGGTCAGCGCGGTAAGCATTTATCATTTTATTCGCCTCGGCCGAAACGTGGATACCATCCTCTCCAACAACTACAAGAGCATTGTCGCTGCTGAAAACATGAAGGAAGCGCTCGAGCGGGAGGACTCGGCCGCCATGTTTTTTATCGCGGGCCACCAGGACAAGGCCAGGCAGCAGTTCTCAGCCAATGCACAGAAGTTTGCGCAGCAATTCCAAATTGCCGCTCACAATGTCACCGAACCCGGCGAAGATAGAATCATAAGTGATATCGAGACAAAGAATTCCGGGTACAGCCGCCTGCTGGAAGATTTTCTGGGTGTGAAGGAAGCCCGCCCACCGACAGGGGATTCGAAGGTTTACTTTGACCGGCTTGAGCCCTCCTTCATCGACCTGAAAAACCGGCTGGATGACCTGCTGCATCTGAACCAGCAGGCGATGGTGAATGCCAACGGGCGCGCCTTGTCCGAATCCTGGAATGCCCAGGCCTCGACCGTGACGGTTGTGTTTTTCGGCGTCCTTTTTGCCCTCGCGTTCGCGTGGCGTTTTTCCGCGTATATCGTCGATCCCCTCCTCGTGTTCACGGAAAAAGCCCAGCAGATCGCCGAGGGCGATTTCGACCAGCACATTGACATTTCTTCGGAGGATGAAATCGGAATCTTAGCGGCTGAGTTCAACCGTATGGCCGTTCACCTCAAAGACCTGAGGAAGTCCAATTACTGGCAGTTGCAGATCGAACAGAAGAAATCGAACGCCGTGATCGAATCCATTTACGAGCCCGTCATTGTGACGGATGCGCAGGGCCGGGTGATCAAGTTGAACCACACCGCCGCTCAACTGTTTGGTGTCTCCAAGAGTGCCGAAGACATCGGCCGGGGTCTATCACTTGCTGATTTTAGTGCCGGGGGACCCATCTTGCGCGCGGTCGAGGCGGCGGTCTCCATGCAACGCCCGGTCGCGGAAGAGACCGAGGCGGCGTTGGTGCCTGTGAAAGTGGGGGGAGCCGACCGGAGTTACCGCTTGCGAACCACGCCGATGCGGGATGAGAACGGGAGACTCCTCGGTGCGGTCACACTTCTGGAGGACATCACCGCCCTTCGCGATGTGGACCGGATCAAGAGCGACTTCATTTCCATCGCCTCGGGCAAATTGCGCACTCCACTCCATTCGCTTCAATTGGCACTGCATACCCTGGCGGGACACTATACCGGCGAGTTGACTGACCAGCAATTGGACTTGTTGATGGACGCGCGCCGTAATGCCGAACAGCTCGATGATTTGATGGGGGATCTGCTCCAACTCGCCGAGATTGACTCGGGAGCACATCAGATGTCTTTGGAGGCATGCCGGCCCGTTGATCTGGTGCGGGAGGCCGTTCTCCAACATGCCGCCCTGGCCGATAGTCGCCATTTAAAATTGGATCACACCGTCGCGCCGGATCTGCCTTACATCCTGGCCGATCGGCAAGCGGTGAAACGGGTCTTTGACAATCTGCTGTCAAATGCGCTTCGACACACCCCTCGCGACGGACAAGTGACGATCTCCGCAGAGGAGCGGGAGAACAATGTGGTATTCTCCGTTCGGGACACCGGCGAGGGAATACCCGAGGAAGACCTGCCCAACATTTTCAGCCGGTTCGTCCATGCCCAGGGAAAACCAGGGGGGGGAACGGGATTAGGTTTGGCCCTGGTGAAACGATTGGTGCAAGCCGAGGGTGGACAGGTAGCCGTCTCCAGTGTTGTGGGCTCAGGGACTGTGTTCACCTTTACCCTTCCTTTAGGCGGTTCTACAATGGGTGCGCGAGTATAG
- the kdpC gene encoding potassium-transporting ATPase subunit KdpC, producing the protein MKKNLLTAVLMTLATTILLGIIYPLVLTGIAQFLFPKQANGQLIQKDGKVVGSAIIGQGFTGSGYFHSRPSAAGNGYDAANSNGSQFGPTNHQLIDRVKADVAALQAENPGVPVPIDLVTASGSGLDPHISPAAAAFQVPRVAKERGAGREDLQGLVAKHTEGRQLGFLGEPRVNVLELNLELDEKFPASRQRVAK; encoded by the coding sequence ATGAAGAAGAACCTTCTCACTGCAGTATTAATGACCCTGGCCACGACGATTCTGCTGGGGATCATCTATCCGCTGGTGCTGACAGGGATTGCGCAGTTCTTATTCCCGAAACAGGCCAATGGGCAGTTAATTCAAAAGGATGGCAAGGTTGTCGGATCCGCGATCATCGGACAGGGGTTCACGGGCTCGGGGTATTTCCACTCTCGCCCTTCGGCAGCCGGAAACGGCTATGATGCTGCCAATTCCAACGGATCGCAATTCGGCCCCACCAATCACCAATTGATTGATCGAGTGAAAGCAGATGTCGCCGCCCTACAGGCAGAGAATCCGGGTGTGCCGGTTCCGATCGATTTGGTGACGGCTTCAGGTTCAGGCCTGGATCCGCACATTTCCCCTGCCGCTGCTGCATTCCAAGTGCCGCGCGTCGCTAAAGAGCGGGGTGCCGGGCGGGAGGATCTCCAAGGGCTCGTGGCCAAACACACGGAAGGCAGGCAATTGGGATTTCTCGGTGAACCGAGAGTGAACGTTCTGGAACTCAATCTTGAATTAGATGAGAAATTCCCTGCATCAAGGCAGCGGGTAGCGAAATAG
- the kdpB gene encoding potassium-transporting ATPase subunit KdpB, translating into MTAKTKKKAVWDWGIVRRAIWDAFLKLNPRKMMGNPVMFVVEIGSVITTALLLRDVLQGHPGLRFNLQITLWLWFTVLFANFAEAMAEGRGKAQADTLRKAKTETLANLVFKDQGPGVEGVQTIQTPASKLRKGDVVLVKAGEFIPGDGEVTEGVASVDESAITGESAPVIRESGGDRSAVTGGTRVISDWIKICISSNPGETFLDRMIALVEGAERQKTPNEIALNILLAGLTIIFLLAVVTLQPFAIYSGTPQTVFVLVSLLVCLIPTTIGGLLSAIGIAGMDRVIQHNVLAMSGRAVEAAGDVNTLLLDKTGTITLGNRQAVEFIPLPGIEENEIADAAQLSSLSDETPEGRSIVVLAKTKYGLRGRELAAHEAHFIPFSAHTRMSGVDLNGRSIRKGAADAIIEYIVSQEGTVPKELKAFVERISSTGGTPLVVADRNRALGVIHLKDIVKGGMRERFDHLRQMGIRTVMITGDNPLTAAAIAREAGVDDFLAEAKPQDKMDLIRREQAQGKLVAMTGDGTNDAPALAQADVGVAMNTGTMPAKEAGNMVDLDSNPTKLIEIVEIGKQLLMTRGALTTFSIANDVAKYFAIIPAMFAGTFPVLNALNIMRLRTPESAVLSAVIFNALIIVALIPLALRGVKYRPLGAAALLRRNLWIYGVGGIIIPFIGIKLIDMLITRMGLA; encoded by the coding sequence ATGACGGCTAAAACAAAGAAGAAAGCAGTTTGGGATTGGGGAATTGTCCGGAGGGCCATCTGGGATGCCTTCCTGAAATTGAATCCACGAAAGATGATGGGGAACCCCGTCATGTTTGTGGTGGAAATCGGAAGCGTGATTACCACGGCGCTGCTCCTGCGCGATGTCCTTCAAGGGCACCCCGGCTTAAGGTTCAACTTGCAGATCACGCTGTGGCTATGGTTCACGGTGTTGTTTGCAAACTTTGCCGAAGCCATGGCCGAAGGACGCGGCAAAGCCCAGGCGGATACGCTCCGCAAGGCCAAAACTGAGACGTTGGCCAATCTCGTTTTCAAAGACCAGGGACCCGGGGTTGAAGGAGTTCAAACCATTCAAACCCCCGCCTCCAAATTACGGAAGGGGGACGTTGTCCTGGTGAAGGCGGGTGAGTTCATTCCCGGTGATGGAGAGGTCACCGAGGGCGTCGCCTCCGTGGACGAGTCGGCCATCACGGGCGAAAGTGCGCCGGTGATCCGTGAGTCGGGGGGCGACCGTTCGGCGGTCACGGGCGGCACGCGAGTCATCTCTGACTGGATCAAGATCTGCATCAGTTCCAATCCCGGAGAAACCTTTCTCGATCGGATGATCGCCCTCGTCGAGGGGGCGGAGCGGCAGAAGACGCCCAACGAAATTGCGCTGAACATCCTGCTCGCCGGATTAACTATCATCTTTCTTCTCGCAGTCGTCACGTTGCAGCCGTTCGCCATTTATTCGGGCACTCCGCAAACCGTGTTTGTCCTGGTCTCGTTGCTCGTGTGTTTGATTCCAACAACAATCGGCGGATTGCTTTCTGCTATTGGCATTGCCGGCATGGATCGCGTGATTCAGCACAATGTTCTGGCTATGTCTGGTCGCGCCGTGGAAGCGGCCGGCGACGTAAACACATTGCTCTTGGACAAGACGGGGACCATCACCCTCGGCAACCGTCAGGCGGTCGAGTTCATTCCGCTCCCCGGCATAGAGGAGAATGAAATCGCTGACGCCGCACAGCTCTCCAGTCTTTCCGACGAAACCCCGGAGGGCCGCTCCATCGTTGTGCTGGCCAAGACCAAATACGGATTGCGCGGACGGGAACTGGCCGCCCATGAGGCGCATTTCATCCCATTCTCCGCGCACACCCGGATGTCGGGGGTCGACCTCAACGGCCGCAGCATCCGTAAAGGCGCCGCCGACGCTATCATTGAATACATCGTTTCCCAGGAAGGCACGGTACCCAAAGAATTAAAGGCCTTCGTCGAGAGAATTTCAAGCACGGGCGGAACACCGCTTGTGGTCGCCGACCGGAATCGGGCGCTGGGGGTGATTCACCTGAAAGACATTGTCAAAGGGGGCATGCGAGAGCGGTTTGACCACCTGCGGCAAATGGGCATCCGAACCGTGATGATCACCGGCGACAATCCCCTGACAGCCGCGGCCATCGCTCGCGAGGCGGGCGTCGATGATTTCCTGGCGGAAGCCAAACCCCAGGACAAAATGGATTTGATCCGGCGCGAGCAGGCGCAAGGAAAGCTGGTGGCCATGACGGGCGACGGCACCAACGATGCGCCCGCCCTGGCGCAGGCCGACGTCGGCGTCGCAATGAATACCGGAACCATGCCCGCCAAAGAGGCCGGCAATATGGTCGACCTCGATTCCAACCCCACCAAGCTCATCGAGATCGTGGAAATCGGCAAACAATTGCTCATGACGCGAGGAGCGTTAACTACATTTTCCATCGCCAACGATGTGGCAAAATACTTTGCCATCATTCCCGCAATGTTCGCGGGAACCTTCCCCGTCCTGAATGCGCTGAACATCATGCGCCTGCGCACCCCCGAGTCCGCGGTGCTCTCCGCGGTGATTTTTAACGCCCTGATCATCGTCGCTTTGATTCCCCTGGCACTGCGCGGGGTGAAGTACCGCCCGCTCGGCGCCGCAGCGCTCCTGCGACGCAATCTGTGGATCTATGGCGTCGGTGGAATCATTATCCCATTCATTGGGATCAAACTGATCGACATGCTGATTACTCGTATGGGACTGGCCTAA
- the kdpA gene encoding potassium-transporting ATPase subunit KdpA, which yields MTANGWLQIIFYLVLIFAVTKPMGVFMAHVFSRERTFMDPVLRPMERLLYRLTGVDENHEMRWTEYAGAMLLFSVVSMLLLYLIERLQGFLPFNPQQLGAVSPPPLAFNTAASFTTNTNWQNYGGETTMSYFTQMAGLAYHNFVSAAVGIALAIAFIRGIARRQMETIGNFWVDLIRSCLWVLLPFCFVGTLLLVSQGVVQNLRPYEKTALVEPFQVQKVGPDGKPMIGPDGKPVMDTVAEQTIAQGPVASQEIIKEWGTNGGGFFNANSAHPFENPTPLSNLIEMFSIFAIGAGLTYTLGRMTGSQRHGWAVWAAMAILFLAGVTAAYWAEAHGNPLLPGVDQRAGALQPGGNMEGKEVRFGIANSSLFATVTTDASCGAINGWHDSYTPLGGMVPLVNIMLSEVIFGGVGAGMYGILIYVVLAVFIAGLMVGRTPEYLGKKIEAYDVKMAMLVALVFPLVILVFTAISSVVGFGTSSISNPGPHGLTQILYAFTSQAGNNGSAFGGLTGNTPWYNTSGGITMLVGRFFMIIPMLGIAGNLARKKYVPPSLGTFPVTTPLFTVLLMGVILIVGALTFFPALSLGPILEHLLMSAGKVF from the coding sequence ATGACCGCCAATGGATGGCTTCAGATAATCTTCTATCTTGTGTTGATTTTTGCCGTCACCAAGCCGATGGGTGTCTTTATGGCCCATGTGTTCAGCCGCGAGCGGACATTTATGGATCCCGTGTTGCGGCCGATGGAGCGCCTGCTCTACCGTCTCACGGGGGTGGATGAAAATCACGAGATGCGCTGGACCGAGTATGCCGGGGCTATGCTCCTGTTCAGTGTCGTCTCGATGCTGCTGTTGTACCTGATCGAACGGCTGCAAGGTTTCCTGCCATTCAACCCGCAACAGCTCGGCGCAGTGTCACCCCCTCCTCTGGCGTTCAACACGGCGGCTTCCTTTACGACGAACACGAATTGGCAGAACTATGGCGGCGAAACGACGATGAGCTATTTCACTCAGATGGCGGGGCTCGCCTACCACAATTTCGTCTCGGCGGCGGTGGGCATCGCACTGGCCATCGCATTCATCCGCGGCATCGCGCGTCGACAGATGGAGACCATTGGCAACTTCTGGGTCGACCTGATTCGGAGCTGCCTGTGGGTGCTGCTGCCGTTCTGCTTCGTCGGGACGTTGCTGCTGGTCTCGCAAGGCGTCGTTCAGAATCTTCGACCGTACGAGAAGACTGCACTGGTCGAGCCGTTCCAGGTGCAGAAAGTCGGCCCAGATGGGAAGCCAATGATCGGGCCCGACGGCAAGCCTGTGATGGATACGGTAGCCGAACAAACCATCGCGCAGGGTCCGGTGGCGTCGCAGGAGATCATCAAGGAGTGGGGTACGAACGGCGGTGGGTTTTTTAATGCGAACAGCGCACACCCCTTTGAGAATCCGACTCCGCTGTCAAACCTCATCGAGATGTTTTCGATTTTTGCCATCGGAGCGGGGCTCACTTACACCCTCGGCCGAATGACAGGCTCACAGCGCCATGGCTGGGCCGTGTGGGCGGCGATGGCGATCCTGTTCCTGGCCGGTGTGACGGCCGCCTATTGGGCAGAGGCACACGGAAATCCCCTCCTGCCGGGGGTGGATCAGCGGGCAGGCGCTCTCCAACCGGGCGGAAACATGGAGGGAAAAGAGGTCCGCTTTGGCATCGCCAACTCGTCGCTGTTCGCGACCGTGACCACCGACGCCAGCTGCGGGGCGATCAACGGGTGGCATGATTCATATACGCCGCTGGGAGGCATGGTTCCGCTCGTGAACATCATGTTGAGCGAGGTCATCTTCGGAGGAGTCGGGGCGGGGATGTACGGCATTCTGATTTATGTGGTGCTGGCCGTGTTTATTGCGGGGTTGATGGTGGGCCGTACGCCGGAGTATCTCGGAAAAAAGATCGAAGCCTACGACGTCAAGATGGCGATGCTGGTAGCACTCGTATTTCCACTTGTCATTCTTGTTTTCACGGCAATCTCCTCGGTCGTGGGATTCGGCACCTCGAGCATCAGCAATCCGGGTCCGCACGGCTTGACACAAATCCTGTACGCCTTTACGTCCCAGGCGGGCAACAATGGCTCCGCCTTCGGTGGTCTCACCGGGAACACGCCCTGGTACAACACCTCTGGTGGCATCACCATGCTGGTGGGCCGGTTTTTCATGATCATCCCCATGTTGGGAATTGCCGGCAACCTGGCGCGGAAGAAATATGTTCCTCCTTCGCTGGGTACTTTTCCTGTGACCACCCCGCTCTTCACAGTGCTCTTAATGGGCGTGATCTTGATTGTCGGGGCGCTGACATTCTTCCCGGCGCTCAGTCTCGGCCCGATCCTTGAGCATCTGCTCATGAGCGCGGGCAAAGTCTTCTGA
- the kdpF gene encoding K(+)-transporting ATPase subunit F has product MNLESIILLAVSVLVMVYLLYALLRPEKF; this is encoded by the coding sequence ATGAATCTCGAGTCGATCATCTTGCTGGCCGTGAGTGTTCTGGTGATGGTGTACCTCCTTTACGCGCTGTTGCGACCGGAGAAATTCTGA